From the Dryobates pubescens isolate bDryPub1 chromosome 29, bDryPub1.pri, whole genome shotgun sequence genome, one window contains:
- the FPGS gene encoding folylpolyglutamate synthase, mitochondrial — protein sequence MVAWGLRAFRGALRAVAGRRFSTRPARALAMDYQDAIRTLNTLQTNANFLEQVKRERGDPQTQLEAVQEFLERSGLKVEDLDRLNIIHVSGTKGKGSACAFTECILRSYGLKTGFFSSPHLVQVRERIRINGQPISQELFSKYFWLVYNRLEETKDPAHPSMPPYFRFLTIMAFHVFLQEKVDLAVVEVGIGGAYDCTNIIRAPVVCGVSSLGIDHTSILGDTMEKIAWQKGGIFKPGVPAFTVAQPERPLEVLRDRAQELKCPLYLCPELDAFEEDHQPLELGLAGAHQRSNAALALQLARMWLQRCGYQGLGELMEVAPGTELVGRPVPLAPTFQPTDAMIQGLRETVWLGRTQVLPHGPVTWYLDGAHTTSSIQACVRWFRQAALNQGKPHNGSEVRVLLFNATGDRDTAALLKLLVPCHFDYAVFCPNFTEVSVANNADQQNFNVTVENALTRCLENQRTWTRLLEEKGTSDPWLSTSLQAGGLLQPAPARGTLLLVTPAPPPHNSPALVFPCLAQALRWVAQGRDPYLAAPPATGAHTHPAASSGAVLLREAAAVHVLVTGSLHLVGGVLRLLDPALSQ from the exons ATGGTAGCGTGGGGTCTGCGCGCGTTTCGCGGGGCGCTTCGGGCCGTTGCCGGGCGCCGGTTCAGCACGCGCCCGGCGCGCGCCCTCGCCATGGACTATCAG GATGCCATCCGCACCCTCAACACCCTTCAGACCAATGCCAACTTCCTGGAGCAGGTGAAGCGGGAGCGCGGTGACCCCCAGACACAGCTGGAAGCCGTGCAGGAGTTTCTGGAGAGGAGTGGGCTGAAG GTTGAGGACCTGGATCGACTGAACATCATCCATGTCTCGGGGACGAAGGGCAAG GGCTCGGCATGCGCCTTCACCGAGTGCATCCTTCGCAGCTATGGGCTGAAGACAGGCTTTTTCAG ctcccctcaCCTGGTGCAGGTGCGTGAACGGATCCGCATCAATGGGCAGCCCATCAGCCAGGAGCTCTTCAGCAAGTACTTCTGGCTTGTCTACAACCGCCTAGAGGAGACCAAG GATCCAGCACATCCCAGCATGCCACCGTACTTCCGCTTCCTCACCATCATGGCCTTCCATGTCTTCCTGCAGGAGAAg gtggacctggcagtggtggaggTTGGCATTGGTGGTGCCTACGACTGCACTAACATCATCAG AGCGCCGGTGGTGTGCGGAGTCTCTTCCCTGGGCATCGATCACACCAGCATCCTCGGGGACACCATGGAGAAGATTGCCTGGCAGAAGGGGGGCATTTTTAAG CCTGGTGTACCAGCATTCACAGTGGCACAGCCAGAGCGGCCattggaggtgctgagggatcgagcccaggagctgaag TGTCCCCTCTACCTCTGCCCCGAGCTGGATGCCTTTGAGGAGGACCATCAGCCATTGGAGCTCGGGCTGGCAGGTGCCCACCAGCGCTCCAATGCTGCTCTGGCCTTGCAGCTGGCACGGATGTGGCTGCAGCGCTGCGGCTACCAGG GTCTTGGGGAGCTGATGGAGGTGGCACCAGGCACTGAGCTGGTGGGGAGACCGGTGCCGCTGGCACCCACTTTTCAGCCCACTGATGCCATGATCCAAG GCCTGCGGGAAACAGTGTGGCTGGGCCGGACCCAAGTACTACCCCATGGCCCCGTGACGTGGTACCTGGACGGCGcccacaccaccagcagcatccaGGCCTGCGTCCGCTGGTTCCGCCAAGCCGCCCTCAACCAGGGCAAGCCCCATAA TGGCTCCGAGGTGCGTGTGCTGCTCTTCAATGCCACGGGGGACCGGGACACAGCGGCATTGCtcaagctgctggtg ccctgccactTTGACTATGCTGTCTTCTGCCCCAACTTCACGGAGGTGTCAGTGGCCAACAATGCAG ACCAGCAAAACTTCAATGTGACAGTGGAAAATGCCCTGACTCGCTGCCTGGAGAACCAGCGGACCTGGACCCGgttgctggaggagaaggggacgTCAGACCCCTGGctttcaacctccctgcaggcaggggggctgctgcagccggCCCCTGCTCGAGGGACCCTGCTCCTGgtcaccccagccccaccaccccaCAATTCCCCAGCCCTCGTCTTCCCCTGCCTGGCCCAGGCGCTGCGGTGGGTGGCCCAAGGCCGGGATCCCTACCTGGCAGCACCCCCTGCCACGGGGGCTCacacccaccctgctgccagcagcggagctgtgctgctgcggGAGGCAGCTGCTGTTCATGTCCTGGTCACTGGCAGCCTGCACTTGGTGGGGGGGGTCCTCCGGCTGCTTGACCCTGCACTCTCTCAGTAA